Part of the Ruegeria sp. AD91A genome, ATCGATCTTCATGAAGAAGCACATGATTTATGCCGATTGCGTGCGCATGGGTGGCGATCACGTGACCGCCGATATCTCGATGGGTCTGGGTGTGCCTGCCGCCGTGGCGGAACGGATAAAGACATTCAATGGTGGCGTTCATGCCACCGGGGCCGACGACAGGGATATGATTGATATCGGTGGTGACACCGGTGACTGGGAACACGACCGCCGCACCGTCAGCCGTGCCGAGCTGATCGGTATCATGCGCCCGCGTGTCGAGGAAATTCTTGAAGAGGTTCGCGTGCGGCTGGACGCCGCCGGGTTTGAACACATGCCAAGCCAGCAGATCGTGCTGACCGGCGGTGGCAGCCAGATCATGGGGCTGGACGGGCTTGCCACCCGCATTCTGGGCCAGCGCGTGCGCCTGGGCCGCCCCTTGCGCGTGCATGGCCTGCCGCAGTCAGCCACCGGGCCCGGGTTCTCGTCCGCTGTCGGCCTCAGTCTGTTTGCGGCCCATCCTCAGGACGAATGGTGGGATTTTGAAATCCCGGTCGACACCTACGCCGCGCGCCCGTTCAAGCGCGCCGTGCGGTGGTTCCGTGACAATTGGTAAGCACCTGCGCGGGTGTGCACTGGGCGCGGCCTTGCTGCCCGGCGCGGTCTCGGCCCAGACCATAATTACGCCCGAGGCGTTTCTAGATGCGGCTGTCGGCAAAACCCTCACGTTCTACGAAATTCGCAGCGGCGGTCTGGTCGGAACAGAACAGTTCCTGAACCGAAGTGTCTCGGTCTGGCGCGAAGAGGGGCAGGGCTGTGTCTACGGGCAGATCACAACGCCTAACGGTCAGATATGCTTTCTTTACGACAATGACCCGGACGGCATTCCGGTCTGTTGGTGGCCATTTTTGCACGAAGGCCGGCTGATGGTGCGACTTGCCTCTTTCGCCGAGGGGGAAATACAGGAAGTGCGCACCATGACCGAGCGCGGCCTGAACTGCCCAGGTGCTCCGCTCAGCTAAAGAAACCGGTTGCAGCAATTCAATTTATCCCTCAAGATATCCTCAAGGCCCGGCAGAGGCCTCGCGGCAGGACCTGAGCAGTTTTCCGCAATGTAAATGACAATGGATCAGAGCGCGATGAACGAATGAGTCCTCGCGTTCATGTCGGTTGTCTTGTGATGGTCGCCGTTGTTTCCGCTATATCTGGCATGTCCTGCGAAATGCCGCCGGTTTCTGCCTTATTTCCTCCATATTTTGTGGGAAAACGCGATTTTTGACGTGACCTTTTGGCATCAGGCCGCTAGAATCGGACAAGGATAGGTAAGAAAAACACCGCTTTGGCGGGACATAAATACAGGCGGACAGAGCATGACATTGAATCTTTCGATGCCCGGGCACGACGAACTGAAGCCTCGGATTACAGTATTTGGCGTTGGCGGTGCAGGCGGGAACGCTGTCAATAACATGATTGAGAAACAGTTGGACGGCGTTGATTTTGTGGTCGCCAACACCGACGCGCAGGCGCTGCAACAAAGTCAGTCCTCGGCACGTGTGCAATTGGGTGTTAAAGTCACCGAAGGTCTGGGGGCAGGGGCCCGTCCGACCGTCGGTGCTGCCGCCGCCGAAGAAAGCATCGAACAGATCGTTGACCACCTTGCCGGCGCGCATATGTGCTTCATCACCGCTGGTATGGGCGGCGGTACCGGCACGGGCGCTGCTCCGATCATTGCGCAGGCCGCTCGTGAGCTGGGTGTTCTGACCGTCGGTGTTGTCACTAAACCCTTCCAGTTCGAAGGCGCCAAGCGGATGCGTCAGGCCGAAGACGGCGTTGAGGCATTGCAGCAGGTTGTCGACACGCTGATCATCATCCCGAACCAGAACCTGTTCCGTCTGGCCAATGAAAAGACCACCTTCACCGAGGCGTTTTCGATGGCCGATGACGTTCTGTATCAGGGCGTCAAGGGTGTGACCGACCTGATGGTGCGCCCTGGCCTGATCAACCTCGACTTTGCGGACGTTCGTGCGGTGATGGACGAGATGGGCAAGGCAATGATGGGCACCGGCGAAGCAACCGGCGAAGACCGCGCCGTCCAGGCGGCGGAAAAGGCCATTGCAAACCCGCTGCTGGACGAAATCAGCCTCAAGGGTGCCAAGGGCGTGCTGATCAACATCACCGGTTCACACGACCTGACCCTGTTCGAGCTCGACGAAGCCGCCAACCGCATCCGCGAGGAAGTGGACCCAGAGGCCAATATCATCGTTGGCTCGACGTTGGATACGGCCATGGAGGGCGGAATGCGTGTATCGGTTGTTGCAACCGGTATCGACGCCAGCGAAAAAACGACGGAAGTCCCTGTGGCTCGCCGCTCGATGTCAGAACCACTGACCCGCACGGTTTCGGCCGAAGATCATTTTCAGGAAGAAGCACCGGTTGCTGCGGAGGTGGCAGAGCCTGCCCCGCAGCGGGAAGAAAACCGCGAGCCTTCGCTGTTTGAAACCGCTGAAGAACCGGCGCAACCGCAATTCCAGCCGCGCGACGAGCGTGAAGATGACAGCCTGCCGCCGCCGGCCTACCAGCCGCGTGTTGCCGAATTCGAGCCGCAACCCGAGCATATTGAGCCAGCGCCCGAGGCATTTGTGGCACCGCGCGGACATGCCGCCGGCACCCCGTCGCCCGAAGCACTGCAGCGTTTGCAGGCTGCTGTTCAGAAGGTTCCGTCAGCGCCGCAGCACCCAGCGGCGCCCCGACAATCCGATCCGGTTTCGCAGTCGGAACCCGAGGAGCGCTCGCGTTTTGGCTTCAATCGTCTGATCGATCGGATGACTGGCCATGCGTCTGATACGCCGGCACAATCGCCCCGGCAGCAACCCGTTTTGCGGCAGTCCGAGGCTACGGCGCCAATTCAGGAAGAGGTTGATCCGGATCAGGAGCGTATCGAAATTCCGGCCTTCCTGCGCCGTCAAGCCAACTGATCGCGGTAACAAAATCCACTCAAGGGGCTGCCATTTGGCAGCCCTTAATCTTTTATTAACAGCATCTTGCAGGCATGTAAGCAGGGTTTTGCCGATCTGTCACATACATGTTTCAATCGGTTGCAAAGAGTGAGTTGAGCCTTGACGCGGGCTTCCTTAACTGAGTGTCCAACACAGTCCAAGCAGGCTGGACACCACTCACCGAGGCCCATTTTGCAACATACGCTCAAATCTCCGGTCACGTTTACAGGCGTCGGGCTGCACAGTGGCAAGCCGGCGACCATGGTTCTGAAACCGGCGGCAGTTGGTCACGGGATCTGGTTCAAGCGGACGGATATTCAACTGGGCGATGCGATGATCCCGGCGCTCTACCATGTGGTCGAACGGACCCCGCTTTGTACGCGACTGGTGAATGATGCGGGTGTTTCGGTTTCCACGGTCGAACATATCATGGCTGCTCTGGCTGGTTGTGGCGTGCACAACGCGCTTATCGAGATCGACGGTCCCGAAGTTCCGATCATGGACGGCTCCTCGATTGAATTTGTGCGTGGCATCATGGCCAGGGGCGTGCGCCGTCAGGCCAGCCCGGTATTGGCCTATGAGGTATTGAAGACTGTCACCGCATCACGCGAAGGTGCCAGCGCCAGCATTGCACCCGCTGACGGGCTGATCATCGACTTCCACATCGATTTCGAAGACAGTGCCATCGGCAGCCAGAGCAAGACGCTGGACATGCGCAACGGTTCGTTCGCGCGCGAACTCAGCGATTGTCGCACGTTCTGCCGTCGCACAGATGTCGAGGCGATGCGCGAAAACGGGTTGGCTTTGGGTGGCACGCTTGAAAACGCCGTGGTCGTTCAGGGCGTCGAAGTTCTGACACCGGGCGGTTTCCGCCGCGTGGACGAGGCCGTGCGCCACAAGATGCTGGATGCGCTGGGTGATCTCTATCTGGCTGGTGGGCCGATTTTGGGTCACTTCACCGGAAACAAGTCGGGTCATTCGCTGACCAACACACTGCTGCGCAATCTGTTTGAAACGCCGGGTGCGGTGCGCCCGGTACTGTGTACGCCGGAACAGGCCGCGCGCCTGCCGGGGCAGGGGTTGGTCGTGCACGAAATTCCCGAAGTGGCCTGATCAGACCAACTCTGACGACATTTGCGCCAGAAGTCGCATAAGGCGTTTTGCACCGGAATTTTATGTGCTAGACCATGGCTCAAATCGGGGCAAACCCCATTAAGCAAGACGACAAGGATGGGCGGTATGGTTGGCAGCAAAGCGGCAGTCAGATTCGCGGGTGCGATTCTTCTGGCAGCAGTTTTGACGGCATGCGGCAACGGCGGCGGCCTATTTAGTCGCAAGGGCGCTGACCGTGATCAGAACCTGGAAGGGTTTACGCCGGAACAGATATATACCCGTGGTGAATACGAACTGTCGCAGAATCGGTCGGACGATGCGGCGTGGTATTTTTCGGAAGTCGAACGTCTGTATCCGTATTCCGACTGGGCCAAGCGTGCGCTGATCATGCAGGCGTTTTCGTTCCATTCGGACCAGAATTACGAAGAAAGCCGCGCGGCGGCTCAACGCTATATCGACTTCTATCCGACGGATGAAGATGCGGCTTATGCGCAGTATCTGCTGGCACTCAGCTATTATGACCAGATTGACGAAGTCGGGCGGGATCAGGGCCTGACCTTCCAGGCGCTGCAATCTTTGCGGACCGTGATCGAGGTTTATCCAGACAGCGAATACGCCACATCTGCGGTTCTGAAATTCGATCTGGCTTTCGACCATCTGGCGGGCAAGGAAATGGAGATCGGGCGCTATTACCTGCGTCAGGATCACTATATCGCAGCCATCAACCGGTTCCGTGTTGTGGTCGAAGACTTTCAGACCACCTCCCATACCGCCGAAGCGTTGTATCGTCTGGTCGAGGCCTATCTGTCGCTTGGCCTGCTGGACGAAGCGCAGACTGCCGGCGCCATTCTTGGCTACAACTACCAATCCACGGAATGGTATGACGATGCGTATAAGCTGTTGACATCTCGCGGGCTTGATCTCAAGAGCCGTGGCAACAATTGGCTTAGCACGGTCTATCGTCAGACCATCAAAGGTGAATGGTTGTAATCGCGATGGCCTCGGGTCCGGGACGCTGAAGACCTCATGCTGCGCACCCTAGATATCCGCGACATGCTGATCATCGACCGGCTGGAACTCTGCTTTCAGCCGGGCCTGAACGCCTTGACCGGCGAAACCGGTGCGGGCAAATCGATTTTGTTGGATTCACTGGGTTTCGTACTTGGCTGGCGTGGTCGGGCTGAACTGGTGCGGCAGGGTGCCGCGCAGGGCGAGGTCGTTGCCGAGTTCGAACTTTCTGCCGATCATCCCGCACATGCGGTATTGGCCGAAGCTGGCCTGCCGGGTGGCGAAGAACTGATCCTGCGCCGGGTAAATACTGCCGAGGGGCGCAAGACCGCCTGGGTCAATGATCGCCGGTGCTCGGGTGAGGTGCTGCGGGCGCTGTCCGAGACCCTGATCGAACTGCATGGTCAGCATGATGATCGTGGTTTGTTGAACCCACGTGGTCATCGGGCGATGCTGGACGAATTTGCCCAGGTCTCGGAGCCGCTGTCAAACGTGCGAACGGCCTGGGCCGCGATGTCCCGTACCCGAAGAATGCTGGCCGAGACCGAGGCCGCTCTGGCTGCCGTCCGCAGCGAGGAAGAATTCCTGCGCCACGCGGTCGCCGAGCTTGACCAGCTTGATCCACAACCCGGTGAGGATGCCGAACTGGATTCCCGTCGCCGCATGATGCAAGGGGCCGAGCGGATTCGCGACGATGTTGCGCGTGCTTTTGCCCTGTTGTCCGGGGACGGGGCGGAAGGGGCCATGTCCGACGCCATCCGCTGGCTGGAAGGCGTCTCGGACAACGCGGCCGGCCAGCTGGAAGAACCGATTGCAGCGCTCGGGCGCGCAATGATCGAGTTGGGCGAGGCGCAGGACGGTGTGAATGCCTGCCTTCAGGCGCTGGACTTCAATCCGGCAGAATTGGAACAGGCCGAAGAACGCCTGTTTGCCATCCGTGCGCAGGCCCGAAAGCATGACGTGGCCCCGGATGATCTGGGTTCGTTTGCCGACACACTGCGTGACCGGTTGAACCGGTTGGAGGCAGGAGATGCCGACCTGGCCGACAGACGTGCGGCCGTGAACGCGGCGCAACAGGCCTATGATGCTGCCGCAGCCGAACTAAGCGCCGCGCGCAAGGCCGCCGCCGGGCAGCTTGACGCGGCCGTCATGGCGGAACTGGCCCCGCTCAAGATGGAACGTGCTGTGTTCCAGACCGAAATCACCCCGGCTGAACCCGGCCCCGAGGGCACCGACGCGGTGGCTTTCACCGTGGCCACCAACCCCGGTGCACCGGCGGGGCCGTTGAACAAGATCGCTTCGGGGGGTGAGCTCAGCCGCTTCCTGCTGGCCCTCAAGGTCTGCCTGTCTGGCGACGACAGCGCCCGGACGATGATCTTTGACGAGATTGATCGCGGTGTCGGTGGGGCAACCGCCGACGCGGTCGGACGCAGGCTGGCGTCATTGGCGCAGGGCGGGCAGGTTCTGGTTGTCACACACTCTCCGCAAGTTGCCGCACGGGCAGCGCATCACTGGCGGGTGCAGAAACAGGTCGCGAATGGGCAAACCCTGTCCACGGTTGTCCCCCTGGCCGAATCGGATCGGGTGGACGAAATCGCCCGCATGGTGGCGGGCGATACCATTACCGAAGAAGCTCGTGCCGCAGCACGGGCTCTGTTGCAGGCCTGATGGGGCGGTGGCGTGATTTGGTGCTCACACTGTCGCTATCTCACTTTTATATGGACGCCCCGTGGCTTACTAAGGGTTAAGTGATGATCCCTGAGGGCCAATGACCCAATCGACCCGCACCGTTCTGCGCAACCAGTTCAATCAGGCTCTGGCCGCGATCAAGGATGCGTGGCGGGTGATGCTGCGCCGGGGGCCAAGCCAGATCCAGTTCTGGTTCATCGCACTGGCCATCGGGATCGCAGCGGGTTTCATGGCGCTCGGCTTCCGTAAGGCCATCCGTGCGTTGCAGGCCTATCTTTACGACACCGATGACATACTGCTGCTGCACAGCCACGCCGAGAAACTGCCTTGGTTCATGGTTCTGATCATTCCCATCATCGGCGGTTTGATCGTCGGCGTGATCCTGAACTGGTTCACCAATGACGGGCGCGTGAGGTCGGTTGCCGATGTGATTGAAGGTTCGGCCATCACTGACGGGCGGGTCGAGGTCAAGGCCGGCATCGCGTCGTTTTTTGCCTCGCTGATCACTCTCAGTTCGGGCGGGTCAACGGGGCGCGAGGGCCCGGTGGTGCATATGGCCGGGGTCATCTCCACATGGGTCAGCAACCGAATTCACGCGGATGGGATCACGGGCCGTGACCTGCTGGGTTGCGCCGTTGCTGCGGCCGTGTCGGCCAGCTTCAACGCCCCCATCGCCGGGGCATTGTTCGCGCTCGAGGTCGTGCTGCGCCATTTCGCCGTTCACGCCTTTGCACCAATCGTCA contains:
- the ftsZ gene encoding cell division protein FtsZ, translating into MTLNLSMPGHDELKPRITVFGVGGAGGNAVNNMIEKQLDGVDFVVANTDAQALQQSQSSARVQLGVKVTEGLGAGARPTVGAAAAEESIEQIVDHLAGAHMCFITAGMGGGTGTGAAPIIAQAARELGVLTVGVVTKPFQFEGAKRMRQAEDGVEALQQVVDTLIIIPNQNLFRLANEKTTFTEAFSMADDVLYQGVKGVTDLMVRPGLINLDFADVRAVMDEMGKAMMGTGEATGEDRAVQAAEKAIANPLLDEISLKGAKGVLINITGSHDLTLFELDEAANRIREEVDPEANIIVGSTLDTAMEGGMRVSVVATGIDASEKTTEVPVARRSMSEPLTRTVSAEDHFQEEAPVAAEVAEPAPQREENREPSLFETAEEPAQPQFQPRDEREDDSLPPPAYQPRVAEFEPQPEHIEPAPEAFVAPRGHAAGTPSPEALQRLQAAVQKVPSAPQHPAAPRQSDPVSQSEPEERSRFGFNRLIDRMTGHASDTPAQSPRQQPVLRQSEATAPIQEEVDPDQERIEIPAFLRRQAN
- the lpxC gene encoding UDP-3-O-acyl-N-acetylglucosamine deacetylase, with product MQHTLKSPVTFTGVGLHSGKPATMVLKPAAVGHGIWFKRTDIQLGDAMIPALYHVVERTPLCTRLVNDAGVSVSTVEHIMAALAGCGVHNALIEIDGPEVPIMDGSSIEFVRGIMARGVRRQASPVLAYEVLKTVTASREGASASIAPADGLIIDFHIDFEDSAIGSQSKTLDMRNGSFARELSDCRTFCRRTDVEAMRENGLALGGTLENAVVVQGVEVLTPGGFRRVDEAVRHKMLDALGDLYLAGGPILGHFTGNKSGHSLTNTLLRNLFETPGAVRPVLCTPEQAARLPGQGLVVHEIPEVA
- a CDS encoding outer membrane protein assembly factor BamD → MVGSKAAVRFAGAILLAAVLTACGNGGGLFSRKGADRDQNLEGFTPEQIYTRGEYELSQNRSDDAAWYFSEVERLYPYSDWAKRALIMQAFSFHSDQNYEESRAAAQRYIDFYPTDEDAAYAQYLLALSYYDQIDEVGRDQGLTFQALQSLRTVIEVYPDSEYATSAVLKFDLAFDHLAGKEMEIGRYYLRQDHYIAAINRFRVVVEDFQTTSHTAEALYRLVEAYLSLGLLDEAQTAGAILGYNYQSTEWYDDAYKLLTSRGLDLKSRGNNWLSTVYRQTIKGEWL
- the recN gene encoding DNA repair protein RecN, which codes for MLRTLDIRDMLIIDRLELCFQPGLNALTGETGAGKSILLDSLGFVLGWRGRAELVRQGAAQGEVVAEFELSADHPAHAVLAEAGLPGGEELILRRVNTAEGRKTAWVNDRRCSGEVLRALSETLIELHGQHDDRGLLNPRGHRAMLDEFAQVSEPLSNVRTAWAAMSRTRRMLAETEAALAAVRSEEEFLRHAVAELDQLDPQPGEDAELDSRRRMMQGAERIRDDVARAFALLSGDGAEGAMSDAIRWLEGVSDNAAGQLEEPIAALGRAMIELGEAQDGVNACLQALDFNPAELEQAEERLFAIRAQARKHDVAPDDLGSFADTLRDRLNRLEAGDADLADRRAAVNAAQQAYDAAAAELSAARKAAAGQLDAAVMAELAPLKMERAVFQTEITPAEPGPEGTDAVAFTVATNPGAPAGPLNKIASGGELSRFLLALKVCLSGDDSARTMIFDEIDRGVGGATADAVGRRLASLAQGGQVLVVTHSPQVAARAAHHWRVQKQVANGQTLSTVVPLAESDRVDEIARMVAGDTITEEARAAARALLQA